GTGTGAATTGGTTATAAACTGTTCCTTTTATAATCAAATTGAGCAAAACTCCATCAGTGATTTTAAAATTGCTGGAACTGGTGCAGCTGAGAGAAGTGCATGGAACAGTGCAGCAGACTGATCCAACAGAGAAAGAAGAGGATTACAGGAAGAGATAGCAATGCTAAAGGAAGAAATTCAGGAACTGAAAAATCAGAAAGAGGAGGAGCACAACAAACAACTGTCTGTAATGAGAGAAGAAATGAGAGAGCTAAGAGAAGACAGAAGGAAAACAAGTGAAAATGGAAAACAACTGCCAGCTCTGAAGGAGCAACTGACACAGACAAGAGAAGAACTGGAAAGTTTAGAGCAGACTCCTTCAACAGCCACAGTCATCAACCCCGCAGTGCTCTTCCACCTGATTCCTACAGTCAAACACAGCCCCAGATCGTACTGCTAATGGACTCGAATGGCAAATTTGTTGATGAAAAGAAACTGTTCCCGAGAAGAAACGTCAGGAAAATATGGTGCCCAAACACACAGAAGGCCCTGAAGCTCTTGTGTGAAGAGCAGCTGGGTTCCCCCAGCCATATTATCATCCACACCGGCACCAACGACCTGAGAGCCCAACAAGAGAGAGTAGCTACAGCTCTCGTTAATGTAGCAGAGAAAGCATCCTCCAACTTCCCCAACTCCAAAATCATCCTCTCCACCCTGCTGTTGCGCTCTTGATTTCCACCCAGACACCATCAGGCATATAAACGCAAGAGTGTCTAGAGACTGTGCCCCAAAGCCCAATGTTTACCTGGCTCAACACCCCACCCTGAATCTCAACAGCCTTTACGACCATGTCCATCTCCACAGAAGGGCAGTTCCCATCTTTGCCAAGATCCTAAAAGACATCGCACTGAGCCGCAGCTCCAGCGCACTGCAGCGACCCCGTGGACAACCCATAGAGCCACTACAGAGACACCCTTCAAATCACCGCCCCCTCCACCAAAGGAACCCCACGGCAGGCTCTATGTGTCACCCTGGAACACACCACATCACCAAGCCTGCAGCTCCTTCACCCCCATAATTCACATGAACATCAGCAGGAGCAGCACCCAAGCAGCCAACAGATCACCAGCAGATCACCCCAACACCAACACAGTCGACAGCCAGCCGAGTGCATCTCAATCCAGATACTTCAGAAACATCCAGCACATGCTAACTCTGCTGTGCTCTCACCTAATGGGTTAGTGACTtagtggaaaaagaaaaaaaagaaaaaagaaaagaaaaagaataagaATGAGAAATGTATGCATGTACATATGTATCTATACATGTGTATTTAAACGTAGCccatatgtatatgtgtgtgtgtgtctgtgtgttttatttatatacaggtgcatctcaataaattagaatgtggaaaagttcatttattttagtaatttcacAGTCCTAactttaagttaaattaaatctgtcttaaatgtaaaaaaaaaaaaaagtaaaaccaCGATCAAAATAATGGTTTAAATAAGTCTTCTTAATTTTAAACAAAGTTTGATGCAACAGAATTGATTAGATAAACTTTGGTTTAATCTAGATCGAAGATTAGTCCTTATTGTGCAACACATCCATAATCTTCCATTTGTTTTAAAGTTATCTAGACTAGAGGAAAATTAATTTATGACGTTACATAAATCATTAACAGCAAAAATGGTAATTATAAGTAAAATGCTTAATTCCGAATGCTGTGTGAATATTGTGTGAATTGGTTATAAACTGTTCCTTTTATAATCAAATTGAGCAAAACTCCATCAGTGATTTTAAAATTGCTGTGTGTATTCATGCAATTATCAATGTTAGTGAACATAAAGACCAACTTACTTTCTAACTTACTGATCAGACACCAGCAGCAcaaacagaagaaaacaaacgTGAAACATTTTCAGCTGTTCAGTGAAAATGTATGATCTAATAAGACTATCAATGAAGGCACAACTGagctaaacaaacacaacataaCTGATGTGAATCCTCCCTCGACAGAGTTTGACCATCCTAATGCAAAtgcacatgcacatgcacataCAGTATGCATATGCATGTTTCACATGTGTATGATCTCACAGTTATACTGAGGTTCATCTTCTGAGTCAAACTGAAAGCTGCAGTGTTCTTCAGAAATGTGGTTTGATCGGTTGGAGGACGAACATCTTttagatgagtgtgtgttttcacTGCATGTGTGTTTAGTTTGTAGATAAAGTGTTTCTTCCTGTCCTGCTACTATGATCAGCTTTTTAAAACTCTTTAAtctatgaaaaaaattaataaataaaatcaagatGAGAAACTGTTTGACACAGagataaacaataaaacaattatagTTAGATCAGCTCTAGCAGCTTCAGTGTTTCTGTCACTGGTGAATATCATTTAGTCATTCACTGCAATTTCCTTTGACTCTTAACATAATCAAAATGTTCACATTATGTCACATGAATCTTACAATCGCCTATTGCTTGGAGCTGTGATGCTGTTTTAGCTGCTGAAATTCAAAACCCACCTGATGGCGCCACTAGATACAGTGTATGTGTGACAGTGGAAAGCTcaaggctagaagggatacagctaaaGCCGGAAGCTAACAATAAGTAAACCTTTCTACCTattacattgtgttttattaatgtccaCAGCTACACCTACTCCAACCCTAAACATGCCCCTAACAATAATggaaaaacagtaattattgttgtacagtgtgacaaaaattacCTACGCTATGTTGATGTGTGCATGCCCAGTAGCCGCAGCTGTATCATTTAGTTTTAATCTAGAAAGGTGTAAATATGAGTCAAAGATCTTGGTCAAATCAATTATCAATCTACATCATcaatctataataataataataataataataaatccatgTACAGCTTCAGGTTTGTCTTCAGGTCCTATAGCAGGAAATAAACGAAAGTAATCTGTgtttaattaagtttttatcATAAACAGGCAAAAGTAGGCAGTGATCAGGTACACATTTTATTGAATTCATTATATTGGTTCATCAGTGGTTTCTCAATGAGaacagcagcatttatttattgcgCACCCTATCGGGTAAAAGTAGCTCTGTTATTACAGAGGCCACTTTCTTGTTAAGACACTAAAGTCATGATTACCTTATCACATGTGTGTGATACTGTGCACCACTATGCATTTGATattcaatttttaaattaaaaaaaaaaaaagtttatttaaataacttaaaatcAAACAATGTGATGCAAAAGCGAggaaaaaccaaaaaaaacagagacaaaacatcttggcaaaaaataaatgtaatagaaGTGTGGCTCAGGGCCCGTATGAGCTCTATCATTTATTCCAGTAGATGTGGAATTTGATCATCGTTTTTTGGCGACATTTGCATACACAGGATCCTTCTTTGATTTCTGCAAAATACAGTCAATACAGTCAATCTGATTGAAAAgaggaaaaacattaaaaaaaaaaaaattcactcaGAGCGAATATGCAGACCAACATTTACGAGAACTAAAAGTTTCTGTAAAATAGCTAATTTGTTTACTATAGCTTAAAAACGTACAGTACTATAACAAAATAGTAGAACTGAACACAATTTCAGTATCAGGGGTTGCCTTCCATCATTTTTACTCCAGTCCAAATGTTTACTAGCAGGATACTGTCATGAACCAGGCCGGATCACTGTTTGCTTCCCCATGGGTTACGCCTATCATTTGCATCAAGATCATAATTTGCGTTGCCGGGCGGTCAGTGTCCCGTATCAGAGGAAAACATCAGCTTATCCAAATGAATGATGCGCGATCGTATCGTCGCTGATAATCAGCCTCTTGTAGCTAGTATTCAGCATTATGATCTTATTCACTTGCAAGTGCAAATAGCTACATTACAAAACTAATATAAACACAGCTTTATTCAGCTGTTTCCATGATGGGTTAAGCATAGTGATACATAGACATATGCAACAAAATTGCATATTTACTCaataattaatgttatttttttaagcgTAGACCTACTGTATTTTTCTTCCTATGATGCTGCGTTTGATGAATTCAttgcacaaaatatatttgtgtctCGCGAAGAGAAACACAGCAAATACATTaccaaccaaacaaaaacacatattctttattttgcacaagtgTTGTCATTAGTCGCTTTCTCGCTGATATACCTtatcattttaagttttaatcttgcaaaaacaaaaactcaagtGGTCACCTCTGTGTCAGGTTGTTGACCCGCCGGGACCAGACATGagatccaccaatcagagaggTTTCTGAATCTCAATCGATTGTTTGATTGGTTTAAATGAGCAATCTttcgagttttttttttttttttcgtgggTGCTTGAGCGCCCAAGCGGCTCTTGTCAACACATCCTATTGTTCCTGTGCACATGTTCTACATTTCCAACTGATATCGTTGgtaaataaaattaaggaaCCACTAGGCTCCACTTTCTCATCAAGTCTCTCTGAAGACAGCAAACATGGAAGTTTTACCATTTTAACCCGCGATTAATAAAGGGTTATTCTCTTTCTTCCGGAAAACACTTTTATTGTATACAACCCGAATtacagaaatgttgggacattttttttttattttaataaaattaaaactaaaagactttcaaatcacatgagccaatattttattcacactagaacatagagaacataacaaatgtttaaactgagaaatcttacacttttatccactaaatgagctaatttcaaatttgatgcctgctacaggtctcaaaaaagttggcacggggcaacaaagggctgaaaaagtaagacattttgaaaagattcagctgggagaacatctagcaactaattaagttaattgacgtcaggtctgtaacatgattagctataaaagggatgtcttagagaggcagagtctctcagaagtaaagatgggcagaggctctacaatctgtgaaagagtgcgtaaaaagattctCATCTACATAATCtaaaatctcatcatctacagtgcataacatcatcaaaagattcagagaaactggagaaatctctgtgcgtaagggacaagaccgaagacctttgttggatgctcgtggtctttgggccctcagatgatgacactgcatcactcatcggcatgattctgtcattgacattactaaatgggcccaggaatacttccagaaaccactgtcggtaaacacaatcctcTGTGTCATCTGCAGATACCAAATAAatctctatcatgcaaaaaggaagccaaatgtgaacatggtccagaagcgccatcATGTCCTGTGGCCCAAGGCTTATTtcaaatggactgtttcaaagtggaaaagtgttatATGGTCAggcgagtccaaatttgacattcttgttggaaatcacagacgccgtgtcctccgggctaaagaggagggagaccttccagcgtgttatcagcgttcagttcaaaagccagcatctctgatggtatgggggtacataagtgcatatggtatgggcagcttgcatgttttggaagacactatgaatgctgaaaggtatattaaggttttagagcaacatatgctcccctctaGACAacatctatttcagggaaggccttgtgtattccagcaggacaatgcaaaaccacatactgcagctattacaacagcatgggtTCGTAggagaagagtccgggtgctgaattggcctgcctgcagtccagatctttcacctatagagaacatttggctcatcattaaacgaaaaataagtcaaagacgaccacgaactcttcagcagctgaaaACCtttatcaggcaagaatgggaccaaattccaacaccaaaactccagaaactcatagcctcgatgcccagacgtcttcaaactgttttgaaaagaagaggaggtgctacaccatggtaaacatgcccccgtcccaactattttgagacctgtagcaggcatcaaatttgaaatgagctcattttgtgcataaaattgtaaaatttctcagtttaaacatttgttatgttatctatgttctattgttaataaaatattggctcatgtgatttgaaattcttttagttttacattttattcaaattttaaaaatgtcccaacatttccagaattcgggttgtagaaaaaaaaaaaaaaaagtaatgtaatgaaAGTGATGATCACGCTGAGGCTGACTGCCTAAAAGAAACtaattcctttttcttttttttttttttttggatgaactaattattgaatagtaataatatataataataaaatatgctggtattttgggtaaaaatacaatacatttgTGCGTGCTAATAAATTTgtgcaaaattaattttataccTTTTGCCGAACGATCAAGTATTTGCAATAAGGTGCAAAGTGTAacataaaagcatttatttattttttttgctactGAATGTAATAACCAAGGCAGATCACCCACATCTACTCACCGACTGTCTGAAGCATATtccatacaaataaatacatacatacataaaagtAATGAACCAGCTTCAATCAACCTGACTGACTGCAACACATCTTGCAACAAAGTCATAAATGATCTTACCATTTTTTGTGCTGTTGGTTTACACAACGCTGAATCAGTTCTTGTCTCGGCTGCATTAGCAATAGTCACAGATGTGTTAAACAACAAAGCTTTCAATATTATACCAAAATTTGTGCCTTACAAAGCTAAACAATTCAGCAAAGGATTGCTTTCTGTACTTACCTGTTTTTTTAGATGCAGATTTTTTGCAGATGCAGACTGCAGCTACTATCAGCAGAgatccagcagcagcagaaatcaATACTATGTACAATAACGGTAGGCTCTGATTTGTAATGGACAATTCTGTAATAGATGAAATTAGTCATTAACACAAGTGAATTTGTTTGTCTGATCTACAACAAacactataaaatcataatgtGTAACAGGTGAATCAGTATCAATATCACCATACCTGAACAAGGCTGACAAAATTTGTTGATGTCCAGATGTTGAGTCTGGTTGCTGATAGGATTGtggagcacacagctgtaggtgttgttatcctgatattccacatccagaggtagagagagactgatgctgagatcagacacactgatgctggacaataaactgtttcctttgtaccaggagagagtcacatccACATTCACCGCcgaacacaacaatgaacaatatgatgatgatgatgatgaggaacATTGTGAAGAGTTACTgctgatgacaggaacaggcagACGAGCTGAAAAAATGAGAGAATAACCAGAAATATGAGTAAATCTAGTCGACAGTGTTATTTTTAGCTCAGTGTGTTTAGTGTGTTGATGGTCAATGAGAGTCATCTCAAACTATaagattattacaattttaatattcTTATTTCATCAGCAGTTAAACTGgcagcatttgtggcataaaGTTATTCATAAAGTCCCTTCTCATCTATCCTTTTCATCCATTTCCTTCCCTTCACTCAGAATGGTCAGTAGCATAATATAATGTTCTACATTAACGCAAGTGATACTCACAGTCATGTTTGGCATCATTTAAATTGTATCCGTGTGCCTGGTACAATGATCTTAATCTTACAAGAAGTAgactaaaaggtaatacagatcTGACAAGTTTAGAGACATTTTGCTCACTGTAAAGGGTGTGCCATTTCCCAGTGTCCGTCATGCAAATCTGTCCACAAAAGGTGCAAACTCTCGCGTCTAGAATTTCAAATTCTGTATTTGATGTCTtgcattgatttgatttgatatcGCTGAGTAATTGGCATAATACAAAATTACTTGACTGATAATACGTTGTTACATGTGATTTTATTCTGACTTATAgtatagattacattttatccTTGTTACCACATTTCCTGTGTCAGGTTAGTAACGGACTAAAATCCAGTTGAGATGCGCATAGGGCATGCCAACTGTATCTTTAGAGATCCGGCAAACGCTTTGTATTAGTTTGAGTGTACTTAGATTGTAAGGGCTTATAGGGAATTTCCATTTAGGTCAACAGGATGTTGTTCAACCAACCAAAATAGGGTGAGCCTAACTtctgtttattgtaatattactctACCTTAAGTGCATGGGAAACCATGGCATGACCATACCAAAGCTACTATCAGGGAAAATAATGTTGGTCGGCTTATATCTTAGTAGTGGCTGTGACCTCTGACTAGAAATAATGTTGCTTTATTCAAGTGTATACAGATCTAAGTGGGACTAAAGGCTTAGTTAATTACCTCTGTCTAATAACCAAGACTGGTGAGTATGTGACCATGAGGTACGCTAACGGCCGATGCGATATCTTTGAGCATCATGAGAACCCAAATGAACAAGTACAATAtgatcaaataattaaatagaatAATCAGATGTATAGATCAATTATCCTATGAATGATCTAGAATAATTGGCATTCTAACCTAAATTTGAggtcataataaaatggagttAGATTAGaatttaacacttttatttattttttttattttgcgaACTGAAAAGACTAAACACACAGGAAACCTTTAGCCACGATTGGATTCCTCTGTTGGGCCAATTGGGTGAAccttaaatgaatgaatgaatgtattaatttatggcatgcatgcatgcatgtgtgaggGCCATCATACCACAAACGCTGTTAATGGAGCCCAACTTGTAATGAATATTCCTTTAACCAAACAAGAATATGTGTTTGGACAAATGATCTCTACTCACCATAGATAGAAACATTGAAtgtttttgatgtaatttttgttCCACTTATCTTTACTTCATAGAGTCCAGCATGTTgagttgtgatgtttgtgatgatcagagatccagtcttatcatccagcttcagtctgtctctgaaacTCCCATCAGGACCCTCAAATGTGGACAACAGttgcttgtttttttgtattttagcaATGAGAGACTTTTCAGCCCCAAATTTCCACAGTATGTAATCATCATGTATTTCAGTAACATCAGTGTttagagtgacagaatctccctccatcactgacactgactcaccaaacacacctgatgaaCAAACAGATTTTAATGCTTCTGATGGTCTACAAATCCTGAAATCAGCTGTAGTATGTAACTAAATGTGAATTGTTAAACAGTGACTTTAACATAACATGAACATTCAGCATTACTACCAAAGTATTGTTTAATAATTTCTGGAAATTATTTGCATTTGTAATCCTTGATATTAAGATAATTATTACCAccaccaccaaaaaaaaaacaaaaaacaaaaacaaaaaaaggcctGAGATTTTCAAAGTGGCTTAATGGAGGATTCGCTCTGGTTGAAATTACATTCACTAGAAATTTCCATTATTTTTCATGGCTGTTATAATATGTGAAGAACATTACTGttattaaacaatatataaGTTTATGACTTACCAGTCAGATGCCAGCAGcagaaacagaacagaacaaacatgtgaaacatttcttttaaaaagactAATGATGAATGTACTCTCAACTATACTGAAATGAGACTTGTACTGGTAACCAATGTCTGAGCGAGCTGTTACCACATTGCAATAACCTTTAGCAGAGTAGCGTAGAGCAGCTGAAAGCCACATGGACTATTAATTCTTTCTTCAATTCATGgtgtgtatattatgtaaaccaaGTAAGTGGATTTAGACATATTTAATGTACAGTATCAGTAATCACAGTCTATGCATGTTTATTCACTGACTAAGTGTTTTGGATTTTGGATTGCATTTGGGTCATTGTCTATGGAAGAGCTCATTCAGTATTCACCATGTTTATCTATTTATGTAATTCTAATCCcgtgttatatttatttatttatttatttattttttattatatgtcCCATTTTTGAACCACACACACCATTCTTCAACAGTAGTTCTCTAACTGTGTTAAACATGAACAATTAGATGAGTGAAAATTGTGTAAACCTTTCTTAATTCCATgctaatactaaaataattcaaattggtTTTATAATTTACTTCAATAAatcaattatgaaatattttgtatggGGGATAGTTCATACCATCTGACATGTCACATTGTGACACTAGCAGCGCATCTTCTGAGTCAAAGTGCAAGCTGCTGTGGTTGGTTTTCTGTAGAGATGTGGTTTGGTTGGCAAACAGCTTGTATGTGAGAGGAGAATTCAGTGCGTGTGAGTTTAATTTATAGGTGAACAGTTAATGCCCTCAAAAAACAGCTTTaccatcaaataaaaaaatacttaattaatCAGAAACAGTTATGTTAGCTTCAGTCATGGTCTCTTAACGGCTAAACACCCTTTGGCTCTGCCTGCTTACTATTACTATGAATTACTATAACCTGCTTTTCTGGTTCACCTTTTCACATGTTTTGGACAATGACTTTGACTGCTGATCATAATGCCCCTCCCCTTTTCACTAGACAATTAGCTGTTTCCTCTGAGTTCAGTGAAAAGTATCTGAAGCATGGCATGTGATCATTGAATATTGTTTCTGCTGAGCATGTTTGAGCATTTAGTCGATTACAACCAGCATGCACAGTTTTGCCTAGTTTCTGTTCCCTCATTTGTGTATTATCCAgctgctgtttgttttgtttttgcatgttttctcTCTGTGTCTGCAGGATGTATAGTCAGGAGACAAGTGCTGAGGATTACATGTGAGGAATTGACTTATAAGAAGGTCATTCTTTCCCAGTGTGAGACTCTCCGACACCAGGAGTTCTTGTGGGTTCattatgcatttaattatgtattccttgtatttttattacttgttatctctttctttttttctgtttcaatGTTGCATGCTTAATTGATTTATGTATTCCCTTATTAAATATCTACTTTTTGGGTAAATTTGCATGTTGTCTCCCTGTTTGTGTTATGCTGCCCTCAGCCAGGTGGTTTGTAACAGTTTTCAAAGCCTCATTGGAGCCCATACTTATTGGGACTgtcactttatatatatatatatatatatatatatatatatatatatatatattttttttttttttttatatatatatatagtaagtatatgtaagggataatcaacggctagctgtgtattaaacgatttgaatgcacgacgtggaggcgaagaaccacccgacgcacAGCGGATATCCCGTTTATGCTATGGTCATTTGCAAGCATTCACATAGtctattaaagatgttaataatatttgcgctgcaatatttgaccggaacgataaaaatgacggttatttccGTCTGTATTTCTATTTAACTGTAACtatatgttactatggttaccaatgtttataggaagagcattaatatagaacgtgattaaactgacctggaactacctgtgcagttcaatgaatttaatcaacacctgccagccaatcagaatccagtattcacaCAGACCATggatatatatatgcaatatttTACGAAAGGAACATAGCgaatataattttttgcatATGCATATCAGAATGTTCACTACGTCATCGCTCAATCTTCTTCAAGGAGACTCGCAATTACTTTCACTATAACCAGCGAAACCTCGATCCGCATCACCATCCAGAAAAACAGATCGCTTTTATGAAACATAATTTGCATTCATGAGGGATAAGTGGTGAAAATGAAGCTTCTCTTTAATTTGTTGGCAGTGATCTTGTATTTTCTTCACAATGGTAAGATCTTTATTTGTTCAAATCACTTTTGTGCTGCTGTACTGATTTCTGTGACCGGTTATATGGTAGGATGTATAGTGACTGAGGGATCAGTGTTGAGATTATGGTTAGGGTGCCAACATACAGGACTAAAAACTATAGAAAAACATGGCACTATATTATCTGAGTCTTAATTCAATGGAAAATAACATACTTTTctgaagtatttttatttaattttttgtatgGGTAATATTCTTGAACTAGTCTGTGCTGTGTTGTTGAAGTCAGctagttaagttaagtcgtgacgtattgtcaagtatggtgacccatactcgaaattgtgctctgcatttaacccatccaagtgcacagaAGCACATCCAAGTGATTTATGTATGTTTGAGGAGTGAATGTGTAAATCAATGATGTTCTTCTGCTGTTTGTTTTCATAAGTTACATTCTGAAATTCACAcaaaatttcagaaaaaaatcacaaaatttaTTATATGAAATTTATGATTTTCACAGCATTATTGTACATATTTGCctattatgtttttgtttattcagTTGTGTCAGGTGTTGAGGCAGATGaagtgtcagtgatggaggaagattcagtcactctacaCACTAATGTTACAACAACACAATACGAGATTACGTGGTATTACAATAAAACTCAAATTGTTGAAATCACTAGAGATCAGAATAAAATCTGTAGATttgggagattcagagacagactggagctggatcatcagactggatctctgaccatcatgaacaccagaaccacagactctggactttatgaCCTACAGATCAGAAGCAGCGACAAAGAAAAAATTTTCAATGTTACTGTCAGTGGTGagtcattaataaatggttaaatgtagtttatgtgtttattgattttatatatacagtggtcgaattgtaaaaaaaatgtcagggGGGATGGTGTGGTCGGGGGGTGTTCTTGTGGCTAATTTTACACAATGATTACAAAATtagtctcatttttaaaaaggtttctatttaatgaaagATTAGCCTTATTAAATGAACTGTTATTTATACGCCTTTTCCCCCCTTCTGGGGCCTGAAATAGAggaattttggtcaatattgatgataattaaacaatattttgctgaatgtgtttttgtgctggcaCCTTGGCTGGTTTAGGTCTGTCATGAATTAATAAACCTGACAATacaaccgccagcaggtggcagcaagttcctgttttaataaatgacttactaatgcattcatatcaaacgattcgttcaaaacggctgattcaATAGAAACGAAACAAGTGAGTCCATCTGTATGGATCGTTGAATCACTGGCTcactcgattcgttcaaaaactgattcattcacaGAATGAAACACTGTGTTTCTCTGCACTGTTGTATAAAACTAATAGCACATTTGTACTCGCGGAGTCACGCACATGTGCTGATATACAGAAAAGTACATTGCTTgtgcaatgaatataaaaacgtAAAAACTGATAAATCATgggtattttttttgtttcattgctgGAATTATAAGGGCATTCTAACTTTATTCTAATGGGCTTCATCGCGCAGTGAATGCTTTTGGACTCTCAAGCTCTCCTATCGTCTCTCAGTCCCTCACAgtcacacatacattatgtcaggagaatgtctttaaattctaatcaaggaaaaataattttcttcttttaaaagaaattaaaaatgcttGAACCATTTTGCGCGAAAAATGACGAAATTGCTTCTCCTTGTGCGCTACTTACAGTACCgagttctgattggccaatcgCCGTTATTTAGATCGTAAATGATCATAAAAagataattttaacatttcatgtgCATGATACGTTTTACAtaatacacaaaattaataatccAAAGGGGATGGTAAGGGGGGATGGTGGTTTTAAAGAggagaaaactttttttttttttttttctggatcaAGTCAAGAATGGGCTTGTGCCATTGCA
The sequence above is a segment of the Onychostoma macrolepis isolate SWU-2019 chromosome 22, ASM1243209v1, whole genome shotgun sequence genome. Coding sequences within it:
- the LOC131530210 gene encoding SLAM family member 9-like; translation: MWLSAALRYSAKGYCNVVTARSDIGYQYKSHFSIVESVFGESVSVMEGDSVTLNTDVTEIHDDYILWKFGAEKSLIAKIQKNKQLLSTFEGPDGSFRDRLKLDDKTGSLIITNITTQHAGLYEVKISGTKITSKTFNVSIYARLPVPVISSNSSQCSSSSSSSYCSLLCSAVNVDVTLSWYKGNSLLSSISVSDLSISLSLPLDVEYQDNNTYSCVLHNPISNQTQHLDINKFCQPCSELSITNQSLPLLYIVLISAAAGSLLIVAAVCICKKSASKKTAETRTDSALCKPTAQKMKSKKDPVYANVAKKR